Proteins encoded together in one Quercus lobata isolate SW786 chromosome 3, ValleyOak3.0 Primary Assembly, whole genome shotgun sequence window:
- the LOC115978640 gene encoding uncharacterized protein LOC115978640: protein MAFSFLPKQKFFILTLFFIAIFCCFSGYADDNPGQMTAQALFCFNNKLIYSGCDETYRLNPSGNINVPPEAADLFCNGPCLFETQQVLNCINNLLSNFLFYNKATIPDVRYALNAGCSNTNQRGNFNVGQYIDGFTSNAHRSTDWISHHTFVLIIWLLFFHFI, encoded by the exons ATGGCATTTTCATTCTTGCCAAAGCAGAAATTCTTCATCCTCACACTATTTTTCATTGCCATATTTTGCTGCTTCTCAG GTTATGCAGATGACAACCCTGGGCAAATGACAGCACAAGCCTTGTTTTGTTTCAACAATAAGCTT ATCTACAGTGGCTGTGATGAGACATATAGATTGAATCCAAGTGGAAATATTAATGTACCTCCTGAGGCTGCTGACCTATTCTGCAATGGACCATGCCTATTTGAGACACAACAAGTTCTCAATTGCATCAATAACTTATTATCTAACTTCTTATTCTACAACAAGGCCACCATACCAGATGTTAGATATGCACTCAATGCTGGCTGCAGCAACACCAACCAAAGAG GGAATTTCAATGTGGGACAATACATTGATGGATTTACAAGCAATGCACACAGATCAACAGATTGGATCAGCCACCACACATTCGTGCTGATTATTTGGCtattgtttttccattttatatgA
- the LOC115982784 gene encoding GTP-binding protein SAR1A-like isoform X2: MKKEMGFLSGVQKSLKRIYHFPTNQEANILFLGQNMDCKKAVISNLSDEVSSEYSTSWEFSNGEIKFKVFDLGEHRIAHRAWSDYSAKMDAVVYIVNADALTQEELLGPGEELNAQLWEHFWGPREELNALLSDEAFEKAPFLIFGLTPTGVLFPLTERLCYFLGLPNVTIELVDANARPIKVFVAEALHAEEYLDGFKWLSHYIK, translated from the exons atgaagaaggagaTGGGTTTTCTCAGCGGGGTTCAAAAGTCGCTGAAACGAATCTATCATTTCCCCACCaatcag GAGGCCAATATCTTGTTCTTGGGCCAGAATATGGACTGCAAAAAGGCTGTGATTTCCAACCTCTCGGATGAg GTGTCATCTGAGTACTCGACATCATGGGAGTTTAGTAATGGCGAAATCAAGTTTAAAGTTTTTGATTTGGGAGAACATAGGATTGCTCACAGAGCTTGGAGTGACTACAGTGCCAAG ATGGATGCAGTTGTGTACATTGTGAATGCTGATGCTCTAACTCAGGAGGAACTTTTGGGGCCAGGAGAAGAGCTGAATGCTCAACTCTGGGAGCATTTTTGGGGGCCAAGAGAAGAGCTGAATGCGCTACTCTCTGATGAAGCCTTTGAGAAAGCTCCATTCCTTATTTTTGGCTTAACACCTACTGGAGTTCTTTTTCCATTAACAGAGAGATTGTGTTACTTCCTTGGGTTGCCCAATGTCACCATAGAGCTGGTAGACGCAAATGCTCGTCCCATTAAGGTTTTTGTGGCTGAAGCATTACACGCAGAAGAGTATCTAGATGGTTTCAAGTGGCTTTCTCACTACATTAAGTAG
- the LOC115982784 gene encoding GTP-binding protein SAR1A-like isoform X1, producing MKKEMGFLSGVQKSLKRIYHFPTNQLGLFNLSQPNSKEANILFLGQNMDCKKAVISNLSDEVSSEYSTSWEFSNGEIKFKVFDLGEHRIAHRAWSDYSAKMDAVVYIVNADALTQEELLGPGEELNAQLWEHFWGPREELNALLSDEAFEKAPFLIFGLTPTGVLFPLTERLCYFLGLPNVTIELVDANARPIKVFVAEALHAEEYLDGFKWLSHYIK from the exons atgaagaaggagaTGGGTTTTCTCAGCGGGGTTCAAAAGTCGCTGAAACGAATCTATCATTTCCCCACCaatcag CTGGGTCTCTTTAATCTCTCTCAACCAAATTCGAAGGAGGCCAATATCTTGTTCTTGGGCCAGAATATGGACTGCAAAAAGGCTGTGATTTCCAACCTCTCGGATGAg GTGTCATCTGAGTACTCGACATCATGGGAGTTTAGTAATGGCGAAATCAAGTTTAAAGTTTTTGATTTGGGAGAACATAGGATTGCTCACAGAGCTTGGAGTGACTACAGTGCCAAG ATGGATGCAGTTGTGTACATTGTGAATGCTGATGCTCTAACTCAGGAGGAACTTTTGGGGCCAGGAGAAGAGCTGAATGCTCAACTCTGGGAGCATTTTTGGGGGCCAAGAGAAGAGCTGAATGCGCTACTCTCTGATGAAGCCTTTGAGAAAGCTCCATTCCTTATTTTTGGCTTAACACCTACTGGAGTTCTTTTTCCATTAACAGAGAGATTGTGTTACTTCCTTGGGTTGCCCAATGTCACCATAGAGCTGGTAGACGCAAATGCTCGTCCCATTAAGGTTTTTGTGGCTGAAGCATTACACGCAGAAGAGTATCTAGATGGTTTCAAGTGGCTTTCTCACTACATTAAGTAG
- the LOC115978623 gene encoding GTP-binding protein SAR1A-like, with amino-acid sequence MSLLSWVLAVLNWLSNFLINQPGGFNPFRPKEVNILLLFQDMVCLNRMVSRDERDPMNSWVSIIGNIKYKFFYIGGPRIARMVWRDYGRMDAVVYIVDAEALTQEELLGPGEELNAQLWDHFRGPREELNALLSDEAFAVAPFLIYGLTTTGALFQLEERLCYFLGLLNVTVEPVDANARPIEVFLAQVLHAEDILDDFQELSHYIK; translated from the exons aTGAGTTTGCTCAGCTGGGTTCTGGCCGTGCTGAATTGGTTAAGTAATTTCCTCATTAATCAG CCGGGCGGTTTTAATCCCTTTAGACCAAAAGAGGTCAACATCTTGCTGTTATTCCAGGATATGGTCTGCCTAAACCGAATGGTTTCACGGGATGAG CGGGATCCGATGAATTCGTGGGTGTCTATTATTGGGAATAtcaagtataaatttttttatataggagGACCTCGGATAGCTCGTATGGTTTGGAGAGACTATGGCAGG ATGGATGCAGTTGTGTACATTGTGGATGCTGAGGCTCTAACTCAGGAGGAACTTTTGGGGCCAGGAGAAGAGCTGAATGCTCAACTCTGGGATCATTTTCGGGGTCCAAGAGAAGAGCTGAATGCTCTACTCTCTGATGAAGCCTTTGCGGTAGCTCCATTCCTTATTTATGGCTTAACAACTACTGGAGCTCTTTTTCAATTAGAAGAGAGATTGTGTTACTTCCTCGGGTTGCTCAATGTCACCGTAGAGCCGGTAGATGCAAATGCCCGTCCCATTGAGGTTTTTCTGGCTCAAGTATTACACGCAGAAGATATTCTAGATGATTTCCAGGAGCTTTCTCACTACATTAAGTAG